In Lactococcus protaetiae, the genomic window CTGCTATGCCAGAACTCAAAGTTGTTCCACGTGAAACGATTACTGAGGCAGAGCGTAAATGTCTTTACGAAGCGACTCATAGCTATCGTGGTGATAAATCAGCTTATATGCTTCGCTCTACCATGACGCGTGTCATTTACAAAGACCTTGATTTTCCACCACATGATAATTACACCATTCAACGAGGCGATGTTATTGTTGATAACAATGGTTATGGGCAATATAAAGGTGAAACCCAAATTGCTCTACGTGAAATGGAAAATGATGGACGTGTGAATGTTGTAGGACGTATTTCTGATGATGAACTCTTTTTACTTGATTTTCTGAAACCGTGGAGTTCTTTCAAATTTATCGAAAGTGACTAAAATAAAGTCTGTCAGTATACTGACAGGGCTTATAATCTTTGAAAGGGTACCCTTTCTCTTTTGCAAAGCAAAAGAGACACTTACAGCCCTTTATCTCTTTCTGTCAGTACTGACAGAAACTTAACCTCGTTCAAAATTTATTTTTTGGAGTATTTATTATATATTATCTTAAAAGGAGGATTCCATGAACGGAATTACTGCGTGGATGGAGAAATATCTCGTCCCTATTGCGGCAAAAATCGGGTCTCAAAAACACTTGGTTGCGCTGCGTGACTCATTCATTGGAATGTTGCCAGCAACTCTTGCTGGTGCAATGGCTGCGTTAATCTCAGCTATCGTTACAACATTCCCATCGGCTCTTCAACAGATGATTCAAGGACCAACTAAGGCAGCGGCTTCAGCAGCAGCAGGTACAGGGTGGACTTTGGCAAATACACCTGTTTTCAAAGAGTTAAACAACATCTCAGGACTTGTTAACCAAGGTACCCTAACAGTTATCGGTCTTATCTTTGCCTTTTCTTGGGGTTACAACTTGGCACGTGCTTATGGAGTCAATGACTTGGCTGGTGGTATCGTATCAACAGCAACATTGATGATGGGCTTACCAAACCAATTTGGCCGTTTCACTACAGCGCTTGCTAACATTGGTGGAATGGATAAAGCAACAGGTGCTTCAAAAGCTAATGATGCTGTCAACACTGTATTGTCAAACCAATTTATCGCTACATGGAAACCTGGTTTTGCAGCTGGACAACTTGATGCTGGGGCATATTTCACTGTTATGATTATGGGTGCAATCGCAGTCATCATCTATGCAAAATTAATGCTTGCTGACATCACAATCAAGATGCCAGAATCAGTACCACCTGCAGTAGCAAAAGCTTTCTTGGCTATTATTCCTACAATCGCAGCACTTTACATTGCAGGTATTATCTACTACATCGTAAATACACTTTCAGGCGAATCACTCGTCTTCCTGATTCAAAAGTATATCGCTCAACCGTTCCAAATCTTGTCACAAAACATTATTTCCGTGCTAATTGTCACGATTTTCGTATCAATCTT contains:
- a CDS encoding PTS sugar transporter subunit IIC; translation: MNGITAWMEKYLVPIAAKIGSQKHLVALRDSFIGMLPATLAGAMAALISAIVTTFPSALQQMIQGPTKAAASAAAGTGWTLANTPVFKELNNISGLVNQGTLTVIGLIFAFSWGYNLARAYGVNDLAGGIVSTATLMMGLPNQFGRFTTALANIGGMDKATGASKANDAVNTVLSNQFIATWKPGFAAGQLDAGAYFTVMIMGAIAVIIYAKLMLADITIKMPESVPPAVAKAFLAIIPTIAALYIAGIIYYIVNTLSGESLVFLIQKYIAQPFQILSQNIISVLIVTIFVSIFWFFGIHGPNVLSPALDGIWGPLGLDNMNLWNKIHTSGIQHLVANGATSRAHAINGEYVNIWVRGSWDAFAWFGGSGGTITLVLAILIFSKRKDYQIVGRLGLAPGLFNINEPVLFGLPVVLNAIFAIPFVVAPLVAVVVAYVATALQLVNPVVLAVPWVTPPIMNAFMATGFDWRAIIIAIINLAITFFIWAPFVIAANKMEEADLD